One Spirochaeta africana DSM 8902 genomic window carries:
- a CDS encoding ABC transporter ATP-binding protein yields the protein MSSDKKHDKKSMLASIRELFSLLTPRQRRKWVLLQFLVVLKGGVELISVGGIYPFMSVASDPQQLTGDGLLAQVYRLSPATTHGQFLVFLAIAFTGIMVVSAAFKILTKWQIVVFSKRVGVDMSNRLFQHYLYQPWLFHSAGSSSALIKQINTEVNRVTQQIVLPLLIMNTEIFMVVLMLVGLLVLNPWVVLVGAAMYVLMYGMIYRLVRRRLVRNGKVVSQYNQVRFKLLVESFAGIKDVLLLGRQPNFSRQFDDASCRLEEAQKSTTLIGAIPQRLVEVFTVSSVLVLIIVFMTVADGGLEAVLPLLSVYALAFNKLKPSTNKIYRSISKFKANQNAIISLKQDLEDSYQRALEIEQQRRHIESSTVALPVLQAIELRGVTFTYPGKSEPALVDCDLRIPRHSVVGLVGSSGAGKSTAIDIILGLLPPQQGQLLVDGVPISDENRRAWQNGLGFVPQAIFLADDSIRRNIAFGLADEAIDDERVRRAAEMAHLREFIESLPEGFETRVGERGVQLSGGQRQRIGIARALYDDADTLILDEATSALDGITEKLIMDAIHDFSGKKTIVLIAHRLSTVKQCDTIFLMEDGRVADQGSYAELEARSEVFQRMAQHSS from the coding sequence ATGAGTTCAGACAAAAAACACGATAAAAAAAGTATGCTGGCGTCAATTCGCGAGCTGTTTTCGCTGCTGACCCCGCGCCAACGGCGCAAATGGGTCCTGCTGCAGTTCCTGGTGGTGCTGAAAGGCGGGGTAGAGCTGATTTCCGTTGGCGGCATCTATCCGTTTATGAGTGTAGCCTCGGACCCCCAACAGCTCACCGGTGATGGCCTTCTGGCCCAGGTGTATCGCCTGAGTCCGGCAACAACCCACGGGCAGTTCCTGGTGTTCCTGGCGATCGCCTTTACTGGCATCATGGTGGTTTCGGCAGCCTTCAAGATCCTTACCAAGTGGCAGATTGTGGTGTTCAGCAAGCGCGTCGGGGTAGACATGAGTAACCGCCTGTTTCAGCACTATCTGTATCAGCCCTGGCTGTTTCATTCGGCCGGTTCCAGCAGTGCGCTTATCAAACAGATCAATACCGAGGTCAATCGGGTAACCCAGCAGATCGTGCTGCCGCTGCTCATCATGAATACCGAGATATTCATGGTGGTGCTGATGCTTGTGGGGCTCCTGGTACTGAACCCCTGGGTGGTGCTGGTGGGTGCTGCCATGTATGTGCTTATGTACGGGATGATCTACCGCCTGGTGCGTCGCCGGCTGGTGCGTAATGGCAAGGTGGTGTCGCAGTACAACCAGGTGCGTTTCAAGCTGCTGGTGGAGTCATTCGCCGGCATCAAGGACGTGCTGCTGCTGGGGCGGCAGCCCAACTTCAGCCGCCAGTTCGACGACGCCAGCTGCCGGCTGGAGGAGGCCCAGAAGAGCACCACCCTGATCGGGGCCATCCCGCAGCGGCTGGTAGAGGTGTTTACCGTTTCGTCGGTGCTGGTGCTTATTATCGTGTTTATGACCGTTGCAGATGGCGGGCTGGAGGCAGTGCTGCCGCTGCTGTCGGTTTATGCCCTGGCCTTTAACAAGCTCAAGCCCAGTACCAACAAGATCTATAGGAGCATCTCCAAGTTCAAGGCCAATCAGAATGCTATCATATCGCTGAAGCAGGACCTGGAAGACAGCTACCAGCGGGCATTGGAGATCGAGCAGCAGCGCAGGCATATCGAATCCAGCACTGTGGCGCTGCCGGTGCTGCAGGCAATCGAGCTGCGGGGGGTAACCTTTACCTATCCCGGCAAGAGTGAACCGGCGCTTGTCGACTGTGACCTGCGGATCCCGCGCCACTCGGTGGTGGGGCTGGTGGGTTCATCCGGAGCGGGGAAGTCCACCGCCATCGATATAATCCTCGGGCTGCTGCCACCGCAGCAGGGGCAGCTGCTGGTAGACGGGGTGCCGATTTCCGACGAAAATCGCCGGGCCTGGCAGAACGGGCTGGGGTTTGTGCCCCAGGCCATCTTTCTGGCCGATGACAGTATCCGGCGCAACATCGCCTTCGGCCTGGCCGACGAGGCGATCGACGACGAACGGGTGCGACGCGCGGCCGAGATGGCCCATCTGCGCGAGTTTATAGAGAGCCTGCCCGAGGGGTTTGAAACCCGGGTCGGCGAGCGCGGGGTGCAGCTGTCCGGCGGTCAGCGCCAGCGAATCGGGATTGCCCGCGCGCTGTACGACGATGCCGACACCCTGATCCTGGATGAGGCCACCAGCGCCCTGGACGGGATAACCGAGAAGCTTATTATGGATGCCATTCATGACTTTTCCGGCAAGAAGACCATCGTGCTGATTGCCCATCGCCTCTCGACGGTAAAGCAGTGCGACACCATCTTTCTGATGGAGGACGGCCGGGTCGCCGACCAGGGCAGTTACGCCGAGCTGGAGGCGCGCAGCGAGGTCTTCCAGCGGATGGCCCAGCACTCCAGTTAG
- a CDS encoding glycosyltransferase family 4 protein, with protein sequence MNILFFSTKSSYSSRKVGGAEMSMRLMAETFAQSGCDVAYVTTSESRILRWDERQVNGVRVLFMPSFRNGCLSFLPLWITSKLDMLFRRLYSVRQHVQLDDVQAIYCFYQLRPLMWFLKNRTRYGYRVIMRMAGLDWLEEIAKKPWKKPLYQRSFNSVDSINYTSHGLYLLSQEKAQEISFELQPSDSFVQDIGIRLEAQEVHTQSEFLAGKLRVVVATRFSDYQKRQDILVYAVKALKDTGQISTKNFSMLLIGSGVNRTAIQQLIYDLDVQELCTIQGFMPQYELWQVLQAADVLCHPCEYEGLAKIVAESMVIGLPVIASKVPPFTDIIEQGENGYLCNNDPTSWSAALAYLMDNPESRRKVSAQARSYALEHYNPEVNARKYLREFSRVCEQT encoded by the coding sequence ATGAACATTCTGTTTTTTTCTACCAAATCCAGTTATAGCAGCCGCAAAGTTGGTGGTGCAGAGATGTCGATGCGACTAATGGCAGAGACCTTTGCGCAGAGTGGTTGCGATGTAGCTTATGTCACAACCTCCGAATCTCGTATATTGCGCTGGGATGAACGCCAGGTAAACGGGGTGCGGGTGCTTTTTATGCCAAGTTTTCGTAACGGGTGTTTATCCTTTCTGCCGCTGTGGATTACCAGTAAACTGGATATGCTTTTTCGACGATTGTATTCAGTTCGGCAGCATGTTCAATTAGACGATGTCCAGGCAATTTATTGTTTTTACCAGCTCAGGCCTTTGATGTGGTTTCTGAAAAACAGAACCCGCTATGGGTACAGAGTAATTATGCGAATGGCTGGCCTTGACTGGCTCGAAGAAATAGCGAAAAAGCCGTGGAAAAAGCCTTTGTATCAGCGGTCGTTCAACTCGGTGGACAGCATAAATTATACGTCACACGGATTGTATCTCTTGTCACAGGAAAAAGCGCAAGAGATTTCTTTCGAGTTACAACCTTCTGATAGTTTTGTGCAGGACATTGGCATTCGTTTAGAGGCGCAAGAGGTGCATACACAGTCTGAGTTTCTGGCAGGCAAACTGCGTGTGGTGGTGGCGACGCGCTTCAGCGATTATCAGAAACGCCAGGATATCCTTGTATATGCAGTCAAAGCGCTAAAAGATACCGGGCAGATAAGTACCAAGAATTTTTCGATGCTGCTGATTGGTAGCGGGGTGAATCGTACTGCCATTCAACAATTGATTTATGACCTTGATGTCCAGGAGTTGTGCACGATCCAGGGTTTCATGCCACAGTATGAACTATGGCAGGTGTTACAGGCTGCAGATGTACTGTGTCATCCTTGCGAATATGAGGGACTGGCGAAGATTGTCGCAGAAAGCATGGTTATCGGGTTGCCGGTTATTGCCAGCAAGGTTCCACCGTTTACTGATATTATTGAACAAGGGGAGAACGGATATTTGTGCAATAACGATCCAACATCATGGAGTGCTGCGTTAGCGTATCTCATGGATAATCCCGAATCTCGTCGAAAAGTTTCGGCACAGGCGCGCAGCTATGCACTGGAACACTACAACCCTGAGGTCAATGCCCGGAAATATTTGCGGGAGTTTTCCCGAGTATGTGAGCAGACATGA
- a CDS encoding nucleotidyltransferase substrate binding protein, whose translation MHEQDTRWQQRYQNFANALAELRAAVEADRSVGLNRLEAMGMIQAFEFTYELGWKMMKDYLQHQGIADLVGSRDTIREAVTQGILTEAEGTTWLEMLQDRNRTSHIYNEDTMREIRDAITGAYFPAFEQLGVYMASRFNR comes from the coding sequence ATGCACGAACAGGATACCCGCTGGCAGCAGCGATATCAGAATTTTGCGAATGCCCTTGCAGAGCTGCGCGCTGCGGTGGAAGCCGATCGAAGCGTCGGGCTGAACCGACTGGAAGCAATGGGTATGATCCAGGCATTTGAATTCACGTATGAACTCGGATGGAAAATGATGAAGGATTATCTGCAGCATCAGGGAATCGCCGACCTTGTTGGCAGCCGTGATACTATTCGTGAAGCAGTCACGCAGGGCATATTGACAGAGGCAGAAGGGACAACCTGGCTGGAGATGCTGCAGGATCGCAATCGTACCAGCCATATCTACAATGAAGATACTATGCGTGAAATCAGAGACGCGATCACGGGAGCTTACTTTCCCGCTTTTGAACAGCTTGGTGTATACATGGCATCGCGCTTTAACCGCTGA
- a CDS encoding glycosyltransferase family 39 protein: MKNSDSVAQRRWPVWAGVLVALCVVGLLALADAGLAMYGSRDGSTTMHAGHPVVLPVRVTLPEADAEVLGFAELERVSPRGNVTGYGFAGDTAYVGAHFFADMRIAVPPELQDRVGPVEVWFGGEVVRSDNPDDLPDLLLQQGRMSVLPPLRGVANYRGDLLVGLLALLRAAALVLGFWWGLGNIRPAGPAAARVVVAWAALAVMGLVLSPLWQQVLPVLVSDLAVLLARLAAGGFTGALVVCARDAARQPAAMSGTPAPGTGYPAARWQLYVAIGSIALLGLVLRIWNPAYLQGLDTFNLTAARALNDTGSFAYERNRWLTWLLAGSMRLLGDSLLAARLPLALLSLCGLAAIGSLARPFGRAALGSTAVLWALSPVAIEKAVSIREYELNMVLAALVMTLLLHLYLRERTRPVRCALLLTAALAAAALLIIPLGIWWRIYTLNSVLQVSGFLYAGFLLLLAWQNMPRWRRAIVAAAAVGVIGLLGVAPRIGPFSSRLYLSVNFIRFYFDPLSSVPMHWFSFRAVGMLLPVLLSLAALWNPRNRDVAWAMTLALWGSLIFFSLQMGGTDRSRYLYHAFPLYVVLMGVGVRTVVQWVWISGRSRQLLLGLALVLTFYLPNTAIAARHSVPAGQERQVTSLGHANYFYSVHEKLLALGLTETTPLVLRVQRPDIMSYLTGRPVTGSYVIENGTPYDIARSVYFESRSFGVHQLEEALHTYESGFYVTRELEDGYGDLHRFDTILSYHSIVAGHAIYSWGVFDK, from the coding sequence ATGAAGAATTCCGATTCTGTGGCGCAGCGGCGCTGGCCGGTTTGGGCAGGTGTTCTGGTGGCACTGTGTGTTGTCGGATTGCTGGCTCTTGCCGATGCCGGACTCGCAATGTACGGCAGTCGCGATGGGTCGACCACAATGCATGCCGGGCATCCGGTGGTGCTGCCGGTACGGGTAACCCTGCCCGAGGCCGATGCCGAGGTGCTCGGGTTTGCTGAACTCGAGCGGGTAAGCCCGCGCGGAAACGTGACCGGCTATGGCTTTGCAGGCGATACCGCGTATGTCGGGGCCCATTTTTTTGCTGATATGCGAATAGCCGTTCCGCCGGAGCTGCAGGACCGGGTGGGACCGGTCGAGGTGTGGTTTGGCGGCGAGGTTGTCCGAAGTGACAACCCCGACGACCTGCCCGACCTCTTGCTGCAGCAGGGGAGAATGTCGGTTCTGCCGCCGCTGCGCGGTGTGGCAAACTACCGCGGCGATCTACTGGTGGGTTTGCTGGCGCTGTTGCGCGCGGCAGCCCTGGTACTGGGGTTCTGGTGGGGGCTGGGGAACATACGGCCGGCTGGCCCTGCCGCGGCTCGGGTTGTAGTAGCCTGGGCTGCCCTTGCGGTAATGGGACTGGTGTTGTCTCCCCTGTGGCAGCAGGTTCTACCGGTGCTGGTAAGCGACCTTGCCGTGCTGCTGGCCCGTCTCGCTGCTGGCGGATTTACTGGTGCCCTTGTGGTTTGCGCCCGGGATGCTGCCCGGCAGCCCGCGGCCATGTCCGGCACCCCTGCCCCGGGAACGGGATACCCGGCTGCCCGCTGGCAGCTGTATGTGGCGATTGGATCTATCGCCCTGCTGGGGCTGGTGCTTCGCATCTGGAACCCTGCCTACCTGCAGGGGCTGGACACTTTTAACCTTACCGCGGCACGTGCCCTGAACGACACCGGCAGCTTTGCCTACGAGCGCAATCGCTGGCTGACCTGGCTGCTGGCCGGAAGCATGCGGCTGCTGGGCGACAGCCTGTTGGCCGCACGCCTGCCGCTGGCGCTGCTTTCCCTGTGTGGGCTGGCGGCGATTGGCTCACTTGCCCGGCCCTTCGGGCGGGCTGCTCTGGGCAGCACCGCAGTGCTGTGGGCGCTTTCGCCGGTTGCCATAGAGAAGGCAGTCAGTATTCGCGAATATGAGTTGAACATGGTGCTGGCAGCCCTGGTCATGACCCTGCTGCTGCATCTGTATCTGCGGGAGCGTACCCGCCCGGTGCGCTGTGCCCTGCTGCTGACCGCTGCCCTTGCGGCAGCTGCGCTGCTGATTATCCCCCTGGGCATCTGGTGGCGCATCTATACCCTGAATTCCGTTCTGCAGGTCAGCGGGTTTCTCTATGCCGGGTTTCTGCTGCTGTTAGCGTGGCAAAATATGCCGCGCTGGCGAAGGGCAATTGTTGCGGCAGCCGCGGTAGGGGTGATCGGGTTGCTGGGAGTAGCCCCCCGCATCGGCCCGTTCTCGTCCCGGTTGTATCTGTCGGTAAACTTTATCCGGTTCTATTTCGACCCCCTGTCTTCGGTCCCGATGCACTGGTTCAGCTTTCGTGCGGTTGGTATGCTGCTGCCGGTGTTGTTGAGCCTGGCGGCACTGTGGAACCCCCGCAATCGTGATGTGGCCTGGGCAATGACCCTGGCCCTGTGGGGCAGTCTGATATTCTTCAGCCTGCAGATGGGCGGTACCGATCGCAGCCGCTATCTCTACCATGCCTTTCCCCTGTATGTAGTGCTGATGGGTGTCGGGGTGCGCACCGTGGTGCAGTGGGTATGGATCTCCGGCCGCAGCAGGCAGCTGCTGCTGGGGCTGGCCCTGGTGCTTACCTTCTATCTGCCGAACACGGCTATTGCCGCCCGGCATTCGGTACCGGCCGGGCAGGAGCGACAGGTTACCTCGCTTGGCCATGCGAACTATTTTTATTCTGTCCACGAAAAACTGTTGGCGCTTGGGCTTACCGAAACGACACCTTTGGTACTTAGGGTACAGCGCCCTGATATTATGAGCTACCTTACCGGCCGCCCGGTTACCGGCAGCTACGTAATCGAGAACGGCACACCCTATGATATTGCCAGGAGTGTATATTTCGAGTCGCGCAGTTTCGGCGTGCATCAGCTTGAGGAAGCGCTGCATACCTATGAATCAGGATTTTATGTAACTCGTGAACTTGAAGATGGGTATGGAGATCTGCATCGATTCGATACTATTCTTTCCTATCACAGTATTGTAGCAGGGCATGCAATCTATTCATGGGGAGTCTTTGATAAATAA
- a CDS encoding type II toxin-antitoxin system VapC family toxin has translation MYYLDTNTCIYYLNGRSDRIKAKLLSTPPVQIAIPAMVKAELLLGAYKGQTPAKTLDKVEKFLQPFEVIPFSDQITYEYAHMRSTIEQQGSTIGPNDIIIAAITRFHEAILVTHNVKEFSRIEGLQIEDWK, from the coding sequence GTGTATTATCTTGATACGAACACCTGCATATACTATCTGAACGGAAGATCAGACAGAATAAAAGCGAAGCTCTTGTCTACACCCCCTGTTCAGATTGCTATCCCCGCTATGGTAAAGGCAGAATTGCTATTGGGCGCGTATAAGGGACAGACCCCAGCGAAAACTCTGGATAAAGTAGAAAAATTTCTGCAACCCTTTGAAGTAATTCCCTTCTCTGACCAAATCACCTATGAGTATGCGCACATGCGCAGCACAATTGAACAGCAAGGCAGCACAATCGGGCCGAATGATATCATCATCGCTGCGATAACCAGATTCCATGAAGCAATTCTGGTTACGCACAACGTAAAAGAGTTTTCCCGAATCGAAGGATTACAAATAGAAGACTGGAAATAA
- a CDS encoding nucleotidyltransferase domain-containing protein: protein MQNTIHDYQRAIRNILQQYPQISRALLFGSRAKGTHRQGSDIDLALVGSGLDHHTMLSIQQQLDDLLLPVKIDLIRLDDNTKPELAEHIRRVGVDWL from the coding sequence ATGCAGAACACTATCCATGACTATCAGCGCGCTATCCGGAATATACTGCAGCAATACCCCCAGATCTCCCGTGCCCTGCTGTTCGGCAGCCGTGCAAAAGGAACCCATCGTCAGGGTTCCGATATAGACCTTGCACTGGTTGGAAGCGGACTCGATCACCACACAATGCTTTCCATACAGCAACAGCTTGACGATCTGCTGCTGCCGGTGAAAATCGACCTGATTCGACTGGACGATAACACCAAGCCCGAACTTGCCGAACACATTCGCCGTGTCGGAGTCGATTGGCTGTGA
- a CDS encoding glycosyltransferase family 2 protein: MKIAAVLLNWKRPDNLRQVIAALREQTVPIEIVLWHNGSSDEIEGADWVIRSDRNAGCLARWHVAALTGADYVFCLDDDLIPARADIIEQCAQRSRQEGDNRIIGRSGRTIGPAPRYYRMGKSIGTSAAEDRYADIIKGRFMFVPRRLLAQVPLGFLDYEGRGDDIWISLHTAQTRNHHLLPGFVAGAFRELPDLDVGLTQQKGHFIKRDRVVSSMFAANQVAWMRPKLRTRLVDRLLRWGR, from the coding sequence GTGAAAATCGCCGCGGTATTATTGAACTGGAAGCGACCTGACAACCTGCGACAGGTGATTGCTGCCCTGCGCGAGCAGACCGTGCCGATCGAGATCGTTTTGTGGCACAACGGCAGCAGCGACGAGATCGAGGGCGCTGATTGGGTAATCCGTTCGGATCGAAATGCCGGCTGTCTGGCACGCTGGCATGTGGCGGCGCTTACCGGGGCCGATTATGTCTTTTGCCTGGACGACGACCTTATCCCGGCCCGTGCGGACATTATCGAGCAGTGTGCACAGCGCAGCCGCCAGGAAGGCGACAACCGGATTATCGGGCGCAGCGGGCGCACCATCGGGCCGGCCCCACGCTACTACCGCATGGGGAAAAGCATTGGCACCTCGGCAGCAGAGGATCGCTATGCCGATATAATAAAAGGACGTTTTATGTTTGTTCCGCGTCGGCTGTTGGCGCAGGTGCCGCTGGGGTTTCTGGATTATGAGGGCCGCGGGGACGATATCTGGATCAGCCTGCACACCGCGCAAACCCGCAATCATCACCTCTTGCCGGGGTTTGTTGCCGGGGCGTTTCGTGAATTGCCGGATCTGGATGTAGGGCTTACCCAGCAGAAGGGGCATTTTATAAAACGGGACCGGGTGGTCAGCAGCATGTTCGCCGCGAATCAGGTAGCCTGGATGCGCCCGAAGCTGCGCACCCGCCTGGTAGACCGCCTGCTGCGGTGGGGCAGGTAG
- a CDS encoding DUF6364 family protein: MDTKLTLRLDKEVIDRIKIYASSHNQSVSALTEQLYKMYLIQEDFPVEENLSSSIAKKYKGIIKDSSNMDELKTGYLFEKHVK, encoded by the coding sequence ATGGATACCAAGCTTACTCTGAGATTGGATAAGGAAGTAATCGATAGAATCAAGATCTATGCATCGAGTCACAATCAGTCGGTAAGTGCTTTAACTGAACAACTCTACAAAATGTATCTGATACAGGAAGACTTTCCCGTTGAAGAAAATCTTTCTTCATCGATTGCGAAAAAGTATAAAGGAATAATCAAGGACAGTTCCAATATGGATGAACTGAAGACCGGGTATCTTTTTGAGAAACATGTGAAATGA
- a CDS encoding right-handed parallel beta-helix repeat-containing protein, with translation MNKKTAAAVRFGIRLAGVSLAAAVLVACATAPPYIHPSHSEIPPHVQEIIAGRSTLRVDELGYDREDSYRYLQAAFDTDAEVVIIPASPGPWVTSEQLSLPSDKIIVLEPGAQVVAKRGYFHDRGEKLMRGSSIDNLQVYGYGAELRMWKDDFQRFPYEQSQHRHSVALYGAHNTLIEGLTIYGSGGDGIYLGADHGRDRSYNYNVTLRNLYIFDHHRQGISVISADRLLIENVQIDNTTGTLPEAAIDFEPNRAHEQLTRIVVRNLYARFNAGPGILVYLQHLDETSLPVDIRIEDSLLRWNWVGVSVMGMRNNPQGSIELHNVRSGFPNFIWTPSARRMVERSR, from the coding sequence ATGAACAAGAAAACTGCTGCAGCGGTGCGTTTCGGTATCCGGTTGGCTGGCGTCTCTCTGGCGGCAGCCGTGCTGGTCGCGTGCGCAACCGCCCCGCCATATATCCATCCATCCCACAGCGAGATTCCGCCGCATGTGCAGGAGATTATTGCCGGCAGATCCACCCTGCGCGTGGATGAACTGGGCTACGATCGGGAGGATTCTTACCGGTATCTGCAGGCTGCCTTCGATACGGATGCAGAGGTGGTAATTATCCCTGCCAGTCCCGGCCCCTGGGTTACCAGCGAGCAGCTGAGTTTACCCTCTGACAAGATTATTGTGCTGGAACCGGGTGCCCAGGTGGTCGCCAAACGGGGGTATTTCCATGATCGCGGCGAAAAACTGATGCGCGGCAGCAGTATCGACAACCTGCAGGTCTACGGCTACGGGGCCGAGCTCCGGATGTGGAAGGATGACTTCCAGCGGTTTCCCTACGAGCAGTCACAGCACCGCCATTCTGTTGCCCTCTACGGCGCCCACAACACTCTGATCGAGGGTCTTACGATCTACGGCAGTGGCGGCGACGGTATCTACCTGGGAGCCGACCACGGTCGGGACCGGAGCTACAACTACAACGTAACCCTGCGCAACCTGTATATTTTCGACCATCATCGCCAGGGTATCAGTGTGATCTCGGCTGACCGGTTGCTGATCGAGAACGTGCAGATTGACAACACCACCGGCACCCTGCCGGAGGCGGCGATAGATTTCGAGCCTAACCGGGCCCATGAGCAGCTTACCCGAATCGTGGTGCGGAACCTCTACGCCCGCTTTAACGCCGGCCCGGGTATCCTGGTATATCTGCAGCACCTGGACGAAACCTCGCTGCCGGTGGATATCCGGATTGAGGACAGCCTGTTGCGCTGGAACTGGGTCGGGGTTTCGGTAATGGGAATGCGCAACAACCCGCAGGGCAGCATCGAGCTGCACAACGTGCGCAGCGGGTTCCCGAACTTTATCTGGACCCCCAGCGCCCGTCGAATGGTAGAGCGCAGCCGCTGA
- a CDS encoding glycosyltransferase family 2 protein has protein sequence MSPVFFSVIIPLHNKAPYIAAAVTSVLRQTWQELELIIVDDASTDNSLEICKQFTDKRISIYQRNLPGPGGYAARNYGMQKAQGKWIAFLDADDQWMPDHLQKMVALAQAHPDAYFLGCGWMIAADNTEYPDPYSQCSRRDKNSCISLAAYLRLVIRECRPVHTSVACVRKDSPTCNNLFPANTGAKRGGDLYAWIKILSVHKWMAWSPHVGAKYQASIPGQVIKSAPSTTELMSRGKFRELTKGCSLFERIMVAKYMNHRLITGWLGNEKRGKNNYCLPVHLYWWAEPVYCLLTTAVSIAPARRTVQKRKLLKYLSGLFHGRCQ, from the coding sequence ATGAGTCCTGTTTTCTTCTCGGTAATTATCCCACTGCATAACAAGGCACCGTATATTGCTGCAGCTGTCACCTCTGTCCTCAGGCAAACCTGGCAGGAGTTAGAGCTGATAATTGTTGATGATGCATCCACCGATAACAGCCTGGAGATCTGCAAGCAGTTCACCGACAAGCGGATCAGTATTTACCAGCGTAATCTTCCTGGCCCAGGAGGCTATGCGGCTCGAAACTACGGTATGCAAAAGGCACAGGGAAAATGGATAGCGTTTCTTGATGCTGATGATCAATGGATGCCGGATCATTTGCAGAAAATGGTCGCTCTGGCACAAGCCCATCCCGATGCATACTTTCTTGGATGTGGTTGGATGATTGCTGCTGATAATACTGAATACCCGGATCCTTATTCTCAATGCTCGCGGCGGGACAAGAACAGTTGTATCTCGCTGGCTGCATATTTACGCTTGGTAATTCGCGAGTGTCGACCTGTGCATACAAGTGTTGCCTGTGTACGCAAGGATTCACCGACTTGTAACAACTTGTTTCCTGCAAATACCGGAGCTAAACGCGGTGGGGATCTGTATGCATGGATTAAAATTCTAAGCGTTCATAAGTGGATGGCATGGAGTCCGCATGTCGGCGCGAAATATCAGGCAAGCATTCCGGGGCAGGTAATAAAGTCGGCACCCTCTACTACAGAGTTGATGAGCCGCGGTAAGTTCCGTGAATTGACGAAAGGCTGCAGTCTTTTTGAGCGTATCATGGTAGCGAAATATATGAACCATCGGCTGATAACTGGCTGGTTGGGAAATGAAAAGCGTGGCAAGAACAACTACTGCCTGCCTGTGCATCTGTACTGGTGGGCAGAGCCCGTATATTGTTTGCTTACAACTGCAGTAAGTATTGCACCTGCCAGGCGAACGGTTCAGAAAAGGAAGCTATTGAAGTATTTGTCGGGATTATTTCATGGTAGATGTCAATGA
- a CDS encoding glycosyltransferase family 2 protein, producing the protein MNIFGIAMVKNEADVVDAMLLDARRWAYKIFVYDNGSTDGTWQKVQALADDVIVPWKSEDVPFHNELRADVFAEFRHLARPGDWWCYRLDADEFYVEDPREFLAAIPSRYSVAVKKSLDYLLTKEDVDEYDFCGDFIADQGKITYLSPHTFLESRFFRHRNGIIWDAQKRTYGGPVYPRPITVQHYQYRSPQQIQQRLETRHIYWQRKALRKGKITEADLDLSPLSPDAWREKCPPRTDCLLDTPENRARLQYRPGNYEHVFDSRLQYLRKRLIYLSGIRFFREYLYRRKKGAE; encoded by the coding sequence ATGAATATATTTGGCATAGCCATGGTAAAAAACGAGGCCGATGTTGTCGACGCGATGCTGCTCGATGCCCGGCGCTGGGCGTACAAGATATTCGTGTATGACAACGGCAGCACCGATGGAACCTGGCAGAAGGTCCAGGCACTGGCCGACGATGTTATCGTTCCCTGGAAATCCGAGGATGTCCCGTTTCACAACGAGCTGCGGGCAGATGTGTTCGCCGAGTTCCGGCATCTTGCCCGTCCGGGTGACTGGTGGTGCTACCGGCTGGATGCTGACGAGTTTTATGTCGAGGATCCGCGAGAGTTTTTGGCCGCTATCCCGTCACGGTACTCAGTTGCGGTCAAGAAAAGCCTGGATTACCTGCTGACAAAAGAAGATGTAGATGAATACGATTTCTGCGGCGATTTTATTGCAGACCAGGGGAAAATTACCTATTTAAGTCCGCATACTTTTCTGGAAAGCCGCTTTTTTCGCCACCGCAACGGGATTATCTGGGATGCGCAGAAACGGACCTACGGTGGACCGGTGTATCCCCGGCCAATCACCGTGCAGCACTACCAGTATCGCTCGCCGCAGCAGATTCAGCAGCGGCTGGAAACCCGTCACATCTACTGGCAGCGCAAGGCCCTGCGCAAGGGAAAGATCACCGAGGCGGACCTCGATCTCTCGCCGCTGTCGCCGGACGCCTGGCGGGAGAAGTGCCCGCCGCGTACCGACTGCCTGCTGGATACCCCGGAGAATCGTGCCCGGCTGCAGTACCGCCCGGGTAACTACGAGCATGTATTCGACTCCCGGCTGCAGTATCTCCGCAAGCGGCTGATCTATCTCTCGGGGATACGCTTTTTCCGGGAGTATCTGTATCGACGCAAAAAGGGGGCTGAGTGA